A region from the Rosa rugosa chromosome 6, drRosRugo1.1, whole genome shotgun sequence genome encodes:
- the LOC133713658 gene encoding uncharacterized protein LOC133713658, whose product MRSLAGIRVLPSCSKVSSFNGRLVSSSFASRFDGPDTPNYVVLKSSPVATAAASVSGSGAQYSGSGGLLGVQTKEKKKKKEGIAGIDQDELVEDPKLLADPDSCFCEFSGVEIHHKVYEAQLKVHETESVSSETKTAGLAMILLHGFGASVFSWKRVMKPLAEAIGSKVLAFDRPAFGLTSRGNSVRHLSSGNGESKPVNPYSMAFSVLATLYFIDFLVAEKAIIVGHSAGSLVAVESYFEAPERVAALILVAPAIFAPITTQKVVKGSQPGTNNQTEEDGSNSVENGNPFVQFSKVLSKFARFISQAIMGLVKGMAVMLNSLYKKFLSALLRSAFAIMLVRMAINKFGIAAVRNAWYDSKKVTDEDISGYTKPLRTKGWDKALVEYTAAMLTDTSSESKPPLAKRLRDIKCPVLIVTGDTDRIVPSWNAKRLSKAIPGSCFEVIKRCGHLPHEEKADEFVSIVKKFLQTAFDDSPQEQLQVIV is encoded by the exons ATGAGGAGCTTGGCGGGGATACGGGTGTTGCCGAGTTGCAGTAAAGTTTCGAGCTTTAATGGCAGACTCGTTAGCTCAAGCTTTGCTTCGAGATTTGATGGCCCAGATACTCCAAACTACGTCGTTTTGAAGTCTTCTCCGGTGGCTACTGCTGCTGCTTCAGTCAGCGGCTCCGGTGCCCAGTACTCCGGTTCTG GGGGATTGCTTGGTGTGCAAactaaggagaagaagaagaagaaggagggaaTAGCTGGGATTGATCAAGATGAACTGGTGGAGGATCCAAAGCTTTTAGCTGACCCGGATAGTTGTTTTTGTGAGTTTAGTGGAGTGGAGATACATCATAAGGTATATGAAGCACAATTGAAGGTGCATGAGACTGAGAGTGTCTCAAGTGAGACTAAGACTGCTGGTCTTGCTATGATCTTGTTACATGGGTTTGGAGCCTCGGTTTTCTCTTGGAAGCGGGTTATGAAGCCGTTGGCCGAGGCCATTGGTTCCAAAGTTCTGGCGTTTGATAGGCCGGCGTTTGGGTTGACATCTAGGGGAAACTCTGTCAGGCATTTATCTTCTGGAAATGGGGAATCCAAACCTGTGAATCCGTATTCCATGGCATTTTCAGTGCTTGCAACCTTGTATTTTATTGATTTTCTGGTAGCTGAGAAGGCCATTATAGTGGG GCATTCAGCTGGTTCTCTTGTAGCAGTCGAGTCATATTTTGAAGCACCAGAACGTGTGGCTGCTCTAATCCTTGTCGCGCCAGCAATTTTTGCCCCAATTACAACACAGAAGGTTGTCAAGGGATCTCAACCTGGAACAAATAACCAGACAGAAGAAGATGGCTCAAATTCAGTTGAAAATGGGAATCCATTTGTCCAGTTCTCCAAGGTTCTGTCCAAATTTGCCAGATTTATTTCACAGGCAATTATGGGATTGGTGAAAGGGATGGCAGTTATGCTCAACTCTTTGTATAAGAAATTCTTGTCAGCTCTTCTGCGCTCTGCTTTTGCGATAATGCTG GTAAGAATGGCAATCAATAAATTCGGTATCGCTGCTGTTAGGAATGCTTGGTATGACTCGAAGAAAGTCACGGATGAAGACATCAGTGGTTATACAAAG CCATTGAGGACGAAGGGTTGGGATAAGGCACTTGTGGAGTACACCGCAGCAATGCTCACAGACACTTCATCTGAATCAAAGCCACCATTGGCAAAGAGACTCCGTGATATCAAATGTCCTG TTCTGATTGTTACCGGTGATACTGACCGAATTGTCCCGTCATGGAATGCGAAGAGACTTTCAAAAGCCATACCGGGGTCTTGCTTTGAAGTAATAAAGCGTTGTGGGCACTTGCCACATGAAGAGAAAGCTGACGAGTTTGTTTCAATAGTTAAGAAATTTCTACAAACTGCTTTTGATGATTCTCCGCAGGAGCAATTACAAGTTATAGTTTGA
- the LOC133713663 gene encoding early nodulin-like protein 1, whose product MGKLWVEVCLISARGLRRSSSLWKLQWYAVGWTNPNNKYCTKIDASGNANPVWKTKFATLVEDAESKLNDLALHIEVYSREPIFLRERLQGTATILLKEFLAKHNKNSENSRHGVEEVGSYQLRKKNSNKPQGFVDVSIHISEDMEGRSSYTGNEGGPGDHSNTITLATGDGSAPALLPFTPQKRPEHQFQMNSPYANPMPSTTNYLKPSAVGPSYTPASGPSYTPANGPGYLPASGPGYLPASGPSYQPSRTPPPPPPPSNVGYVPTFLPRTDQMTDTYINMPSSSGAPPPGRGTRAGGPAFAMGMGAGALAAGAVIFGDDFMSGFDVPSGLQDASVTISADPPF is encoded by the exons ATGGGGAAACTCTGGGTTGAAGTTTGCTTGATATCTGCTCGAGGGCTCCGGCGTTCATCGTCCCTATGGAAGCTTCAATGGTATGCTGTGGGGTGGACCAATCCCAACAACAAGTACTGCACCAAGATTGATGCATCTGGAAATGCAAATCCAGTATGGAAAACCAAGTTTGCTACCTTGGTTGAGGACGCGGAATCTAAACTGAATGATTTGGCTCTGCACATTGAAGTCTATAGTAGAGAGCCTATATTCCTCAGAGAAAGGCTACAGGGGACAGCTACTATTCTCTTGAAAGAGTTTCTGGCTAAGCATAACAAGAATTCTGAGAATTCAAGGCATGGAGTTGAAGAAGTTGGGAGCTACCAATTGCGAAAAAAGAATTCCAACAAACCTCAAGGTTTTGTTGATGTTTCAATCCACATTTCTGAGGATATGGAAGGGAGAAGCTCATACACAG GAAATGAGGGAGGACCTGGGGATCACAGCAATACTATCACCTTGGCTACCGGAGATGGGTCTGCACCAGCATTACTACCTTTTACTCCACAAAAGAGACCAGAACATCAATTCCAAATGAATTCCCCGTATGCAAATCCAATGCCTTCGACTACAAACTATTTGAAACCATCTGCAGTTGGACCAAGTTACACACCAGCAAGCGGACCAAGCTACACGCCAGCAAACGGACCAGGCTACCTGCCAGCAAGCGGACCAGGCTACCTGCCAGCGAGTGGACCAAGCTATCAGCCTTCTAGAACTCCTCCACCGCCTCCACCACCTTCCAATGTTGGGTATGTACCTACTTTTCTCCCCAGGACAGATCAAATGACTGACACCTATATCAATATGCCCTCATCATCTGGAGCACCACCTCCTGGTCGTGGAACTAGGGCCGGAGGACCTGCTTTTGCAATGGGGATGGGTGCTGGAGCGCTGGCAGCCGGTGCCGTGATCTTCGGTGATGACTTTATGTCAGGATTTGATGTTCCTTCAGGCTTACAAGATGCTAGTGTTACCATATCAGCTGATCCTCCTTTCTAA
- the LOC133713662 gene encoding uncharacterized protein LOC133713662: MEALVCKKLGDPTAPISEEKAIVIEKSYPIPELETPTSVRVRVKATSLNYANYLQILGKYQEKPPLPFIPGSDYSGVVDAVGPAVSKFRVGDAVCSFAALGSFAQFIVADQSLLFGVPEGCDLVAAGALPVAFGTSHVALRHRANLSSGQVLLVLGAAGGVGLAAVQIGKVVGAVVIAVARGAEKVQYLKSLGVDHVVDSSSQSIIQSVKDFLKTRKLKGVDVLYDPVGGKLTKEAMKVLNWGAQILVIGFASGEVPVIPANIALVKNWTVHGLYWGSYRIHRPAVLEDSVNELLSWVARGLITIRISHTYRLPEANLAFSAIKDRKAIGKVMIVLDEPSSVRSKL, translated from the exons ATGGAGGCTTTGGTGTGCAAGAAATTGGGGGATCCAACGGCGCCGATTtcagaagagaaagcaatagTGATCGAGAAGAGCTATCCGATTCCTGAACTGGAGACTCCCACATcggtgagagtgagagtgaaaGCTACGAGCTTGAACTACGCCAATTACCTTCAGATACTTGGCAAGTACCAAGAGAAGCCGCCTCTGCCTTTCATCCCCGGCTCCGATTACTCCGGCGTAGTCGACGCCGTGGGCCCGGCCGTCTCCAAGTTCAGAGTCGGCGACGCTGTTTGCTCCTTCGCCGCACTCGGGTCGTTTGCCCAGTTCATCGTCGCCGATCAGTCACTTCT GTTTGGAGTGCCGGAGGGGTGTGATCTGGTGGCTGCTGGTGCACTGCCGGTTGCATTTGGGACCTCTCATGTGGCTCTTCGTCACCGGGCCAATTTGAGCTCCGGTCAA GTATTGCTAGTGCTTGGTGCAGCTGGAGGTGTTGGACTTGCGGCGGTACAGATTGGGAAGGTTGTTGGAGCCGTTGTTATTGCGGTAGCTAG GGGAGCTGAGAAGGTGCAGTATTTGAAGTCGTTGGGGGTTGATCATGTGGTGGACTCCAGCAGTCAAAGTATTATCCAGAGTGTGAAGGACTTCTTGAAAACCAGAAAGCTTAAAGGGGTTGATGTTTTGTATGATCCGGTTGGAGGGAAGCTTACAAAAGAAGCCATGAAGGTATTGAATTGGGGAGCACAGATTTTGGTTATAGGCTTTGCAAGTGGAGAGGTCCCTGTCATTCCCGCCAATATTGCTCTTGTTAAG AACTGGACAGTGCATGGACTGTACTGGGGTAGCTACAGAATACATCGACCAGCTGTTCTTGAAGATTCAGTTAATGAACTACTATCATGGGTGGCGCGAGGCCTGATCACCATCCGCATTTCTCATACTTACCGCCTGCCAGAG GCCAATCTTGCCTTTTCTGCCATCAAAGATAGGAAAGCCATTGGGAAAGTGATGATTGTTCTTGACGAGCCAAGCAGTGTAAGGTCAAAGCTTTAA
- the LOC133713664 gene encoding GCN5-related N-acetyltransferase 3, chloroplastic, with the protein MEAAATPMNIVEGHSCKAMELKWVSSRGKAQLQNMKTPSKFKAPATLQASVPVFISTNPSHVKPDDLIDLYSACNLNGHRFPEYVDGGDGCRVVEGIDVNKLRVALSHSEVVVSVFCKANDVVSKTSSSFSQKNRQQQKISREGLGELFERVVMPVTPFNSQLVGFGRAVSDQGLTASIYDVMVIPSLQGMGIGKMIVKRIIRILTSRDIYDIAALCSESESSFFKACGFGDDILCSTAMMYTRTASGSTNLEEQRMVTRAGRKLLLVPPFLKTLPYSKSKTTTQSS; encoded by the exons ATGGAGGCTGCTGCGACGCCCATGAACATAGTAGAGGGTCATTCATGCAAGGCTATGGAGTTAAAATGGGTAAGTTCCCGAGGCAAAGCCCAACTGCAAAACATGAAAACACCTTCAAAATTTAAAGCACCAGCTACACTTCAAGCCTCAGTCCCTGTGTTCATATCCACAAACCCATCTCACGTAAAACCAGATGATCTCATTGACCTATACAGCGCCTGCAATCTCAACGGCCACCGATTCCCGGAGTACGTGGACGGCGGAGATGGCTGCCGTGTAGTTGAAGGTATTGATGTGAACAAGCTACGTGTGGCTCTCTCACACAGTGAAGTTGTGGTCTCAGTCTTCTGCAAAGCAAATGATGTAGTTAGCAAAACTTCATCATCATTTTCGCAAAAAAATCGACAGCAGCAGAAGATTAGCAGAGAGGGTTTAGGAGAATTGTTTGAGAGGGTGGTGATGCCGGTGACACCATTTAACAGTCAATTGGTGGGTTTTGGCCGAGCTGTTTCTGATCAAGGATTGACAGCCTCCATCTACGATGTTATG GTTATTCCTTCATTGCAGGGTATGGGAATTGGCAAGATGATAGTTAAAAGAATCATAAG AATACTCACAAGCAGAGACATTTATGACATAGCAGCCCTTTGCTCAGAGAGCGAGAG CTCGTTCTTCAAAGCATGTGGTTTTGGAGATGACATTCTGTGCTCCACAGCAATGATGTATACAAGGACTGCTAGTGGTTCAACTAATCTCGAAGAACAACGGATGGTAACACGCGCAGGTCGAAAGCTATTGTTAGTCCCACCATTTTTGAAGACCTTACCATACTCCAAGTCCAAGACCACCACACAATCATCTTAA
- the LOC133713661 gene encoding autophagy-related protein 18c has protein sequence MSSTVSTPRGILSPTRLGSYGSPDAGSSGSFTPLESDFSDGDETELHSVSWNQDYGCFAAGTSNGFRIYNCEPFKETFRRDLKSGGFKIVEMLFRCNILVLVGGGDNSQYPPNKVMIWDDHQSRCIGEFSFRSEIRAVKLRRDRIVVVLEHKIYVYSFMDLKLLHQTETLSNPRGLCCLSHHQNTSVLACPGLQRGQVRIEHFGLIMTKLINAHDSHIACFTLTMDGLLLATASTKGTLIRIFNTMDGTRLQEVRRGVDRADIYSIALSPNVQWLAASSDKGTVHIFSLRVRGVGMDLSTHSNAAQGPSLFQQNSSNSLEPLISPNTGANSSSSLSFMKGVLPKYFSSEWSFAQFHLPEDTQFITAFGSQNSVIIVGLDGSFYRCSFDPVNGGEMLQQEYVRFLKTDSRPR, from the exons ATGAGTTCAACAGTTTCGACACCTAGAGGGATACTGTCACCCACTAGGCTTGGCTCGTACGGGTCGCCTGATGCCGGGTCGTCTGGTTCTTTTACCCCGCTTGAATCGGACTTCAGTGATGGTGACGAGACTGAGTTGCACTCTGTGTCCTGGAATCAGGACTATGGTTGCTTTGCGGCAGGCACAAGTAATGGTTTTCGTATCTATAACTGTGAGCCTTTCAAGGAGACTTTTAGACGTGATTTGAAAAGTGGTGGGTTTAAAATTGTTGAGATGTTGTTCAGATGCAACATTCTTGTACTTGTTGGTGGTGGAGACAATTCCCAATATCCACCCAACAAAGTTATGATTTGGGATGATCATCAGAGCCGATGTATTGGTGAATTTTCATTCAGGTCTGAGATTCGTGCAGTAAAGTTGAGACGTGATCGCATAGTTGTGGTTCTTGAGCACAAGATATATGTTTACAGCTTCATGGATCTAAAGCTGCTGCATCAGACAGAAACTTTATCAAATCCCAGGGGATTGTGTTGCCTTTCACACCATCAAAATACATCTGTGCTGGCTTGCCCAGGCCTTCAGCGGGGACAAGTTCGAATTGAACATTTTGGGCTGATTATGACAAAGTTAATCAATGCTCATGATTCTCATATTGCATGCTTCACCTTAACAATGGATGGGCTGCTTCTTGCAACTGCTAGTACCAAGGGTACTTTAATAAGAATCTTCAACACGATGGATGGGACTCGCTTACAAGAG GTACGCAGAGGTGTGGACAGAGCAGACATCTATAGTATTGCCCTCTCTCCAAATGTTCAGTGGTTGGCAGCATCAAGTGACAAAGGTACTGTGCATATATTCAGCCTCAGAGTTAGAGGGGTTGGAATGGATTTATCTACTCATTCGAATGCTGCTCAAGGGCCATCACTTTTTCAACAGAATTCTTCAAATTCCCTAGAGCCTCTTATTTCTCCAAACACTGGAGCCAATTCGAGTTCATCATTGTCTTTCATGAAAG GGGTTTTACCTAAATATTTTAGCTCAGAGTGGTCTTTTGCTCAGTTCCACTTGCCAGAAGATACACAATTCATTACTGCATTTGGTTCTCAAAACAGTGTCATCATTGTTGGCCTGGATGGGAG CTTCTACAGGTGCAGTTTTGATCCAGTGAATGGAGGTGAGATGTTGCAGCAGGAATATGTACGGTTTCTGAAAACAGACAGTAGACCAAGATAG